Part of the Denticeps clupeoides chromosome 3, fDenClu1.1, whole genome shotgun sequence genome, AGGATGAAGCTGAAGGAGATTAACCGCACAGCCATTCAGGCATGGAGCCCGGCTCAGCACCACCCTGTTTACTTGGCAACAGGTAAGGGAACGTGTGCAGAAGAAGTCCGACTGACAATCCAGATAAATGTGCATGGGTAGTTTCTGATGGTTGGGccaattcctttttttattataaagcacCATCATTAATATTGAAAACACATTGTTTGCCAGTGTTGTCAATATTATTGTTGAAATTattggctgattttttttttttttttttttttttataaaggcaCCTCGGCCCAACAGCTTGATGCTACTTTCAGCACCAGTGCCTCCCTGGAGATCTTTGAGTTGGATCTAGCAGAACACAGCCTGGATATGAAGTCCAGTGGCACATTCTCATCTCCACACAGGTGAGCAGTTTCTTACATTAGTTGTGTGGTATTTATATCACCCTACAATACATTCTCTTACACACCTCTTTGATTTTGATGAGTTGGTCATAAATGGGGAATGCGATTTTCACACCTTAGGTACCACAAACTAGTGTGGGGTCCACATGAAAGTGACTCTGAGGACTTTCCAATGGGAGTGTTGATAGCAGGAGGGGAGAATGGGAACATCATTCTCTACGACCCTTCCAAGATCGTCTCCGGAAGTAGTGAGGTGGTTATAGATCAAAGCAGCAAACATACAGGCCCGGTCCGAGCCTTGGACGTCAACTCATTTCAGGTAGAGCCTCACTGTTATCGGATTTTTGTCAAAGTAAACCATGTTCCAGAATGGGTAGCGTTTTAATTATATGTTGCTCCGTCTCCTTCACAGACAAACTTGGTTGCCTCGGGAGCAAATGAGTCAGAAATCTACATCTGGGATTTGAACAGCTTCAACTCCCCAATGACACCAGGCCCCAAATCTCAGCCCCTGGAGGACATAAGCTGTGTGGCATGGAACAGGCAGGTTCAGCACATCCTTGCCTCTGCCAGCCCCAGTGGCAGGGCGTCTGTGTGGGACCTTCGGAAAAATGACCTCATTATCAAAGTCAGCGACCACAGCAACCGGGTATTtggttcttaatttttttttttttttattcttttcaatCCCTTTAAATGTGATTCAAGTTTAGTTATGCAGTTGCACTGACTGTTGAGGTTGCAGCTTCCAATCTTTCTCTTATATGGTTTTTCCCATTTTCTCTTGTCCTACATTAGTTGTGTTAATTctgatgtgtaaatgtgttttataataTTCTGCTCTGTCCTCATGTCACCTTTTCCCCTGTGTTTTGTGCAGATGCACTGCTCTGGGCTGGCCTGGAACCCGGACGTTGCCACTCAGTTGGTGCTGGCTTCTGAAGATGACCGAATGCCTGTCATTCAGATGTGGGACCTTCGTTTTGCCACGTCACCCCTCAAGGTCCTGGAGAACCACACAAGGTAGAAGAACATTTCTCTGGATCATATCTGTTGCAACAAAACAGGTTGTTTTAAGTGATGGCTATATGTCTAGAATGTTTttaaaggtgtgtgtctgtgtgttttcagaggTGTCCTTGCCATTGCCTGGAGTTTGGCAGATCCCGAATTGCTCCTGAGCTGCGGCAAAGACAACCGTATTCTCTGCTGGAATCCCAATACTGCTGAGGTACATGGATTAGTGGAACAGCACAGAttaatactgtatgtgatttgatTTATGGAAATGAAAATTTATTTGTAATGGTTGCGTGTTCTAGGTATTGTATGAGTTGCCCACCAGCACTCAGTGGTGCTTTGACATCCAGTGGTGTCCCAGAAACCCCGCAGTTCTGTCTGCTGCCTCCTTTGATGGCCACATCAGTGTCTACTCCATCATGGGTGGGAGCAATGATGCAGTCAGCAGCAGGCAGGCAGACCAGGTAAAAAGATCACCCTTCATTTGAGACATTGGGGATGCCCAGGGTAATCCTACCACGTTCTGTGTTCCTCTTGCactattttattgtgtttatgcaTGTCAAACTCTTAAGAATTTTCACGTACGTTTACTTGCAGTTTTGGTTTTCTAAAACTGTGTGTTCAATTTCTCAAACAGATCAGTACCTCATTTGGCAACCTGGACCCCTTTGGCACAGGACAGACTTTGCCACCATTGCAACTTCCTCATTCTACAGCAGCCAAGACCTCCGTAACCCCATTAAAGAAACCGCCAAAGTGGATCCGCAGGCCTGTGGGAGCCTCGTTTGCTGTGAGGCTTTTTACCGCGTGTCTTAGCAGTATCCTGCCCTGTGTAGCATGGACATTGCCGGGTTGCTGGATCTTAAACTTTGCTTTAAtcagagtttttatttttcttgttgcAGTTTGGTGGCAAACTGGTTTCCTTAGACAACAGTCAACcctcacagcagcagcagcagcacgtggTCCGTATCAGTCAGGTTGTCACAGAAACGACTTTCCTGGAACGCTCCAACCAGTTGCAGGCTACCTTATCTTCTGGCAGCTTTGTTGAATTCTGCCAAACAAAAATCAGTGCAGCCCCAAATGAATTTGAAAGGACAGTGTGGTCTTTCCTGAAGGTAGGAGACTGCAGTAGCTGACGGAAACATGTAAAATATACGAAAGCGTGTTTCTCAGACTAGTCAAACAGTCAAACTTTTCCTATGCTAAATTGTTTCAACATTTGTGATGAGGATAATAATAGTGATCACTAAACCCATAACATTTAATCACTGACctccacatttaaacacacattttaatttattctgcAGGTTAACTTTGAGAGTGACAGCCGTGGAAAATACCTTGAGCTCCTGGGATATAAGAAAGAGGAGCTTGCACAGAAGGTAAGCTTTAGAGAACAGTCTTggaatgtttttgcttttgctgGAGGATCATGATTCCTTTATCATTGTTGGCATATCTCAAGGTGATGTGTCCTTTCAGGTTGCCGAGGCTCTGGAGGCAAAAGACTCCCAGCCAGAGCAGGTAGTATCCTTTCCTGTTTCTGCATGTCTTGAtctataataatattacaaatgACTACAATATAATCAGTGTCATCACTGGGCTTAAAGAAATGCAGTTGGAGACAGCAgtctttctctcttttactTTAAATATGCGCTGTGTTTTGGCTAAATATTTCACTAGCTTCAGccatttattgtaaaataacaTATTTTCTGTTCTTCATATTGACAGAGGAAGTACTGTGTACTGATGTTTAAgagcaaaaatgtacaaatatttaaaacttaAAGCCAAACACGTGGTTATATTAAGTAATACAGATAATACtggagatagtttagtttaACTATCTTGTTTGTGGTGTTTGGCATTGTTGTGTGGTCCTTCTTTAGTAGAATATATAATTAGCATGTTGCAGTATATACTTGTTTTgcttatttcagtttttctgcaGTTGTTATATTTTAATCCCTGAATTTACCTTCTTATTGGGTCAGAAATGTCCAGTTGGACGGCTTCTTATATAGTCTGTTCTTGGACGGTCTACATGTCTTTTAGGGTAACTGAGAACATCCTCCAGGGCTTTGCTTGCACAGATTACTATAAAACCAGAACTTGGTGCAACACCTTCATTTAGCCTAAATCGAGTCCTTGTGTTCACACTTCAGGTTGATCTGCTGAAAACGGAGAAGGAAAATGTCTGCCTGCCTCAGACCGATGGTCTACCTGATGCTGAACCCGTATTTAACCCTCCTTCTGAGCTAAAGGATGCTATTACTGATGGAGCTTCTCCTGATGATGACATAAACCTGGAGGTACTTTGAATGATGATCTCCTCTATAGGCTAACCTTTGTGATCATCCATCAGTCACTGATGGATGACTCCACAGGGCTTAGGGACTTAATTTATGAATCTGTGATAATTACTGCTTTATTTGATCAaatttaaggtgtgtgtgtgtgtctatatatatatatacacacacacacacacacacacaccttaaattTGAACATGATCCAGTTGTCCAACACCATGTTGTGGTATCTTTAAGGGAAATATTAATGTCAAATGCCACTAATACAGATTCATTTAGACATTTAACCATTCCATTTATTCAGTTACATAATTAAccatttataaattatattcattttatctCATGTCAGTTTGACCACAATAACTTTGTTGTTCATTCACTTTCACAGGCTGAGGAAGAGGCAGCAAAGATTGAGGAACCTGAGGAAATGGAAGAACCAGAAGAACATGGAGAAGAGCTTGAGTGTTTTCCTGTAGTTGAAACTGAATATGTCAACAGTAAATATAGGAATGGTCAGTTTGACCTCTTTAATttctttgattattttttaatagcattttCCCCACTCTTCTCCATTTAAATGTTAAGGTGACTCTGGTGAACTTGCTTGTAGATGTTGATGGCCTTATAACCCAAGCACTGCTGACTGGAGATTTTGAGAGTGCAGTGGACCTCTGTCTACATGACGACCGCATGGCAGATAGCATCATTCTGGCAATCGCAGGAGGACCAGAGCTCTTAGAGAAGACACAGAAGAAGTATTTTAGCAAATCACAGAGCAAGATAAGCAAGGTACCAGCTGATTTTTCCATCTGAAAGAGaatgatttgcatttattttcatattaatctCCAGCTTGTTCCAGCTCAGgagtaaaagtatctttacaATTTATGCAGGTATTTCATgcattgtgttttgttgtgtgaaaGGATTCATGTTCCACCAAATTACGTGGCTTCTTTCCCATGATGCAGCTCATCAGTGCTGTGGTGATGAAGGACTGGCGTAACATTTTGGAGACGTGTGACCTGCACAGCTGGAGGGAGTCCCTTGCTGCAGTCATGACTTATGCAAAACCAGACGAGTTCTCCTCTCTCTGTGGTGAGTTCTTGGTATCATCTATGATGGGATGCTTTGAGAAGATCTGTCTTGGATttggttttcatttatttttctttaccaCAATGCAATGAATGACCTTTATCTCTGTTCAGGCCTGCTGGGATCCAGGCTGGACAGAGCTGAGGACCAGGCTTTGCAGACCCAGGCCTGTCTGTGCTACATTTGTGCTGGCAGTTTGGAGAAGCTGGTGACTTCCTGGGCCAAGGAACAGGACTCTCACTGCCCTCTCTCCTTGCAGGTGAGTCAGAACTACAGGTCATGAATAGACAGATGAAGTGTTAACCCTTAGGAAATGTGCCACTATCTTTTGCTAATGGATTGTGAATAATTGATTTTTCATATGATTATGTGCATAGTGGGAACATGGTAGACTACAGAATGGACCGTGTGTGAAAAATAGCTCTGACTTGATGCCTTTCTTGCAGGACCTTGTGGAGAAAGTGGTAATTCTACAGCAGGctgtggaaaagtccaaaggtTCTGCTGCCTCCATAGTGGGCCCTCTCCTGGCGCAGAAGATGAGCCAGTATGCCAGCCTGCTTGCATCCCAGGGAAGCCTAGACACTGCTCTCTCCTACTTGCCAAACACTGATCAGGTGACTGAACTAACCTACTGTAACCACTGATCTCTTGAGTCTGCCCAGAAACTCCAcatactaccactgtgtccctgtgtgtctccaaggggactgtccctgtaactactgattttgtAATCGCTTTTGAtgaggccgtctgataaatgctgtgaatgtaataTAATTAGGGAACTTAATGTTAGGTGTGCTAGCCTCATACCTGGCAACTAGGCAACCCACAGAGTTATTATTTACTAACACTTAACCTCATGATGCTCCAGGGTGATATAAAGATGGGTTTTTCCATTAAATGACATGTAATGTTGCATAATATTCTGAAGTCTTTGTAATGTCCTGTAATTGTGCGGTTTACTGTCTCTAGCTCAGTGTTTCATACCTCTTTTGACTGTCCACAGCTGACTGTTCAGCAGCTGAGAGACCGACTAAGTAAGGCCCTTGGCCACCATGCTATGCCCCCCACGGGTCCGGTGGCTCCAGGTCAGACTCGGCGTCCAGAGGTCCCTGCAGCTGTGCCAGGGCAGGGCTACACCCACAACCAGCATCAGCTGATCCCTCAGCAGACCCCTGCACCTGTAGCAGCCCCAGCTCAGACACACGCTGCTCCTCAGTATTATCAGCAGGTACTTGTGCAGAATGGAATGATCAATATACAGATTTTATACAGCTAAACAATACAAACACGGTTTATTGCTGAGCGTAGTCTCACTTGGCGGGTCTtatatggtttttttttcctgtgggaTCTTTGTTCACATGAAGTCTCCTCAGTTCGATCCACCCCAACCTGTGTGTCTGACTTCTGGCGTTTACAcagtgaatgtgtatgtgtgcttttgGTTCGTCATCCTGTGGGTCTTCCATTagtgttgtttctgttgtgttcaGGCTAGGTCCGCCTCCACTATCACTTCCTGGAGTAACCAAACCCCCACAGCCCTTCCCAGTGTCCCTCGCCCACTAGGCCCCGTCTCTGACCTGAAGGTACAGCACCCGTTCTCTTGCTGTACCCACCCCCTACTACAAAGCGTACCATACTAGCAACAGCCTTCATTTCACTGCTACACATGGGTCTCTATTATTCTGTGGGCTACACTATCCTCTGTATTAGTGTTTTCGAATCCTGTTCACCTTCTAATTTCCCAATCCAAGGGCAGGTTTGGGAAACACTGAtccattttatgtttttaattaaaacagttgTAAAATAAGTAAGTTtggtgttttaaaatgtataatacatGCTTTGTGTTACCTTTATTGTTTGAAAGTATTTTCATGTGTCTTGATGGCATCCTTTAATTTTTCTGAATTTAAATTGAACTTAAATGGAAGTGAAGTTACATTGTAAAATGTATCTTTAATTGTGACTCTTAATTTATCGTAATTCAAACTGAATATAAGAAATTGCAATTATATTCCTCAGTGAAATGTATCCTTTCCAAATGCAATTTAGCTAAATTCATATTATCTAAACTTTTCTCTGATGTAAAAGTGCTGCTGTTTAGAGACTGTTTTATAATGCATTTCCCCCTTACTAACTTCATTTCCTCATTGTTTGCATTCAATCGGTTTTCTCCCTATGAAATCAGCTAATCCTTTTTTTGCTACTGTGGTACGATACAACAAATTTAAAGCTTTAAGGCAACTCAAAATCTCAACTCCATGAACTGTCAGCTAGATTTACTTCGTCATCCCCTTCACTTTTGAGGACCCACAGTGTTTGTAGCTGTTGCATTCTGTGTTGGCTGGTTTGCCAGCAACTCTAGCACGTGATCCTGCTTCATTGCAGTGTTGTGCAGCACCTACCGTCCCTGCCACGTTGGTGTCATTAAACAGTGGGAAAGCAGTGGCGCAAATTCAAACTAAGGCAGTAGCATTGCTTTTAGGAATGTTATTAGGAAGAACTTCATGAGCGTGATCTGATTAGCTTGAGATGAATACCTGTTCATacaattaatatataaaataataatacttaagataaaatacagttattttgaagagcatctggccctcactGAATTTGCAGAGAAAAACTGGCACTTGGAAAAATGTAGTTGACAACCCTGATGAAGGGTCTTAAATTttatgaaagtggccttaaaaagtctttaatttggtttcacaatgacaatcacttaattttcagGTGAGCGAGGTAAATATTCAGGTACATTACAAGAAGAACTTATTTACTGGCAGAAAACAAAATTCAGCCTAAGATAAAAGCTACTAAAAGCTTCTCATGTGAGCAACATCTGCTCTTCATACTGGGGTTGGCTTTTGCTCTTTTCTTTGCTTCACTATAGCAGTAGAGATTTTCTTCTGGAGTACCTGTTTTTGGTTTTTCCTCCAGGGAATTTATGCCTTCATAGCTTTGCTTGTGTACTGAAATGTAGTTCCTACCTTCTTAACGGGTGACTGAATTGAAGATATTTGCCTTTTTATATTCCCTGTTTCTCATAAGCAGTCATATGACCGTGAATAATGGAAGTGGAGAATAAGCACTCTCGTTTTCTCCTCAaactctttcttctttcttcaatTTTTCTCCTGTCCCTAAATGTTTCTCTCCACACAGACTGAACCGACATGTCCAGGCTTTGGTCTTCAGTCTCCTGTAAACGCAGCTCCAGCAGTGTCATCTGGACCGGGTTTAATGTTCTCCCAGCAGTACCCGCAAAGTAAGTTGTGTGAAGGCGCAACAAAATCTCGTCTTTGGAATGAGCTGACGTTAAGCGTCCTTTTACTTTGTAATGTCCCTGATTGGCTGTTGAACGGCTCCGGCTTCAGACGATGCCTTTGGCTGCTTGCATTGCTTCTGCTTTTCATTGTTGTTCATGATGCTCCAGGCTAGAGAGTAGCTCTCTAAAAATGGGGTAACCTTTAGGCCGGCTATTCCGACCCGGGTTCAAAACTGCCCCTTTATGTAGAAGATCGGA contains:
- the sec31a gene encoding protein transport protein Sec31A isoform X5, translating into MKLKEINRTAIQAWSPAQHHPVYLATGTSAQQLDATFSTSASLEIFELDLAEHSLDMKSSGTFSSPHRYHKLVWGPHESDSEDFPMGVLIAGGENGNIILYDPSKIVSGSSEVVIDQSSKHTGPVRALDVNSFQTNLVASGANESEIYIWDLNSFNSPMTPGPKSQPLEDISCVAWNRQVQHILASASPSGRASVWDLRKNDLIIKVSDHSNRMHCSGLAWNPDVATQLVLASEDDRMPVIQMWDLRFATSPLKVLENHTRGVLAIAWSLADPELLLSCGKDNRILCWNPNTAEVLYELPTSTQWCFDIQWCPRNPAVLSAASFDGHISVYSIMGGSNDAVSSRQADQISTSFGNLDPFGTGQTLPPLQLPHSTAAKTSVTPLKKPPKWIRRPVGASFAFGGKLVSLDNSQPSQQQQQHVVRISQVVTETTFLERSNQLQATLSSGSFVEFCQTKISAAPNEFERTVWSFLKVNFESDSRGKYLELLGYKKEELAQKVAEALEAKDSQPEQVDLLKTEKENVCLPQTDGLPDAEPVFNPPSELKDAITDGASPDDDINLEAEEEAAKIEEPEEMEEPEEHGEELECFPVVETEYVNSKYRNDVDGLITQALLTGDFESAVDLCLHDDRMADSIILAIAGGPELLEKTQKKYFSKSQSKISKLISAVVMKDWRNILETCDLHSWRESLAAVMTYAKPDEFSSLCGLLGSRLDRAEDQALQTQACLCYICAGSLEKLVTSWAKEQDSHCPLSLQDLVEKVVILQQAVEKSKGSAASIVGPLLAQKMSQYASLLASQGSLDTALSYLPNTDQLTVQQLRDRLSKALGHHAMPPTGPVAPGQTRRPEVPAAVPGQGYTHNQHQLIPQQTPAPVAAPAQTHAAPQYYQQARSASTITSWSNQTPTALPSVPRPLGPVSDLKTEPTCPGFGLQSPVNAAPAVSSGPGLMFSQQYPQRPQNGWNDPPALNRGLKKKKVQGNFAPPAPITAPIMGEPPAQMNPCMQALQPGSQALYNPNHQQTMAPSQPLNPTTPMINVEGAPGAPIGDVIQPLQSIPTEKITKKPIPEEHLILKTTFEGLIQKCLAAAADPQTKRKLDDATKRLEFLYDKLRDQSLSPAIVGGLHNIAQSIESRAYTDGLGIHTHIVSSSNFSETSAFMPVLKVVLTQANKLGV
- the sec31a gene encoding protein transport protein Sec31A isoform X1, whose protein sequence is MKLKEINRTAIQAWSPAQHHPVYLATGTSAQQLDATFSTSASLEIFELDLAEHSLDMKSSGTFSSPHRYHKLVWGPHESDSEDFPMGVLIAGGENGNIILYDPSKIVSGSSEVVIDQSSKHTGPVRALDVNSFQTNLVASGANESEIYIWDLNSFNSPMTPGPKSQPLEDISCVAWNRQVQHILASASPSGRASVWDLRKNDLIIKVSDHSNRMHCSGLAWNPDVATQLVLASEDDRMPVIQMWDLRFATSPLKVLENHTRGVLAIAWSLADPELLLSCGKDNRILCWNPNTAEVLYELPTSTQWCFDIQWCPRNPAVLSAASFDGHISVYSIMGGSNDAVSSRQADQISTSFGNLDPFGTGQTLPPLQLPHSTAAKTSVTPLKKPPKWIRRPVGASFAFGGKLVSLDNSQPSQQQQQHVVRISQVVTETTFLERSNQLQATLSSGSFVEFCQTKISAAPNEFERTVWSFLKVNFESDSRGKYLELLGYKKEELAQKVAEALEAKDSQPEQVDLLKTEKENVCLPQTDGLPDAEPVFNPPSELKDAITDGASPDDDINLEAEEEAAKIEEPEEMEEPEEHGEELECFPVVETEYVNSKYRNDVDGLITQALLTGDFESAVDLCLHDDRMADSIILAIAGGPELLEKTQKKYFSKSQSKISKLISAVVMKDWRNILETCDLHSWRESLAAVMTYAKPDEFSSLCGLLGSRLDRAEDQALQTQACLCYICAGSLEKLVTSWAKEQDSHCPLSLQDLVEKVVILQQAVEKSKGSAASIVGPLLAQKMSQYASLLASQGSLDTALSYLPNTDQLTVQQLRDRLSKALGHHAMPPTGPVAPGQTRRPEVPAAVPGQGYTHNQHQLIPQQTPAPVAAPAQTHAAPQYYQQARSASTITSWSNQTPTALPSVPRPLGPVSDLKTEPTCPGFGLQSPVNAAPAVSSGPGLMFSQQYPQTFPHMQQFTPGVGGPAIYNPLQYSSSIAPPPLPPSSSASAPMYPGPYSHSQPPAPSAYHSAPATHPPPPACPSSSFSPALLAGGASFQHGGLGSPASHLPPPPTGPTGTEQPVPPALVPASQRTETFIQDETLLLEGPQNGWNDPPALNRGLKKKKVQGNFAPPAPITAPIMGEPPAQMNPCMQALQPGSQALYNPNHQQTMAPSQPLNPTTPMINVEGAPGAPIGDVIQPLQSIPTEKITKKPIPEEHLILKTTFEGLIQKCLAAAADPQTKRKLDDATKRLEFLYDKLRDQSLSPAIVGGLHNIAQSIESRAYTDGLGIHTHIVSSSNFSETSAFMPVLKVVLTQANKLGV
- the sec31a gene encoding protein transport protein Sec31A isoform X3; amino-acid sequence: MKLKEINRTAIQAWSPAQHHPVYLATGTSAQQLDATFSTSASLEIFELDLAEHSLDMKSSGTFSSPHRYHKLVWGPHESDSEDFPMGVLIAGGENGNIILYDPSKIVSGSSEVVIDQSSKHTGPVRALDVNSFQTNLVASGANESEIYIWDLNSFNSPMTPGPKSQPLEDISCVAWNRQVQHILASASPSGRASVWDLRKNDLIIKVSDHSNRMHCSGLAWNPDVATQLVLASEDDRMPVIQMWDLRFATSPLKVLENHTRGVLAIAWSLADPELLLSCGKDNRILCWNPNTAEVLYELPTSTQWCFDIQWCPRNPAVLSAASFDGHISVYSIMGGSNDAVSSRQADQISTSFGNLDPFGTGQTLPPLQLPHSTAAKTSVTPLKKPPKWIRRPVGASFAFGGKLVSLDNSQPSQQQQQHVVRISQVVTETTFLERSNQLQATLSSGSFVEFCQTKISAAPNEFERTVWSFLKVNFESDSRGKYLELLGYKKEELAQKVAEALEAKDSQPEQVDLLKTEKENVCLPQTDGLPDAEPVFNPPSELKDAITDGASPDDDINLEAEEEAAKIEEPEEMEEPEEHGEELECFPVVETEYVNSKYRNDVDGLITQALLTGDFESAVDLCLHDDRMADSIILAIAGGPELLEKTQKKYFSKSQSKISKLISAVVMKDWRNILETCDLHSWRESLAAVMTYAKPDEFSSLCGLLGSRLDRAEDQALQTQACLCYICAGSLEKLVTSWAKEQDSHCPLSLQDLVEKVVILQQAVEKSKGSAASIVGPLLAQKMSQYASLLASQGSLDTALSYLPNTDQLTVQQLRDRLSKALGHHAMPPTGPVAPGQTRRPEVPAAVPGQGYTHNQHQLIPQQTPAPVAAPAQTHAAPQYYQQARSASTITSWSNQTPTALPSVPRPLGPVSDLKTEPTCPGFGLQSPVNAAPAVSSGPGLMFSQQYPQTFPHMQQFTPGVGGPAIYNPLQYSSSIAPPPLPPSSSASAPMYPGPYSHSQPPAPSAYHSAPATHPPPPACPSSSFSPALLAGGASFQHGGLGSPASHLPPPPTGPTGPQNGWNDPPALNRGLKKKKVQGNFAPPAPITAPIMGEPPAQMNPCMQALQPGSQALYNPNHQQTMAPSQPLNPTTPMINVEGAPGAPIGDVIQPLQSIPTEKITKKPIPEEHLILKTTFEGLIQKCLAAAADPQTKRKLDDATKRLEFLYDKLRDQSLSPAIVGGLHNIAQSIESRAYTDGLGIHTHIVSSSNFSETSAFMPVLKVVLTQANKLGV
- the sec31a gene encoding protein transport protein Sec31A isoform X6, encoding MKLKEINRTAIQAWSPAQHHPVYLATGTSAQQLDATFSTSASLEIFELDLAEHSLDMKSSGTFSSPHRYHKLVWGPHESDSEDFPMGVLIAGGENGNIILYDPSKIVSGSSEVVIDQSSKHTGPVRALDVNSFQTNLVASGANESEIYIWDLNSFNSPMTPGPKSQPLEDISCVAWNRQVQHILASASPSGRASVWDLRKNDLIIKVSDHSNRMHCSGLAWNPDVATQLVLASEDDRMPVIQMWDLRFATSPLKVLENHTRGVLAIAWSLADPELLLSCGKDNRILCWNPNTAEVLYELPTSTQWCFDIQWCPRNPAVLSAASFDGHISVYSIMGGSNDAVSSRQADQISTSFGNLDPFGTGQTLPPLQLPHSTAAKTSVTPLKKPPKWIRRPVGASFAFGGKLVSLDNSQPSQQQQQHVVRISQVVTETTFLERSNQLQATLSSGSFVEFCQTKISAAPNEFERTVWSFLKVNFESDSRGKYLELLGYKKEELAQKVAEALEAKDSQPEQVDLLKTEKENVCLPQTDGLPDAEPVFNPPSELKDAITDGASPDDDINLEAEEEAAKIEEPEEMEEPEEHGEELECFPVVETEYVNSKYRNDVDGLITQALLTGDFESAVDLCLHDDRMADSIILAIAGGPELLEKTQKKYFSKSQSKISKLISAVVMKDWRNILETCDLHSWRESLAAVMTYAKPDEFSSLCGLLGSRLDRAEDQALQTQACLCYICAGSLEKLVTSWAKEQDSHCPLSLQDLVEKVVILQQAVEKSKGSAASIVGPLLAQKMSQYASLLASQGSLDTALSYLPNTDQLTVQQLRDRLSKALGHHAMPPTGPVAPGQTRRPEVPAAVPGQGYTHNQHQLIPQQTPAPVAAPAQTHAAPQYYQQTEPTCPGFGLQSPVNAAPAVSSGPGLMFSQQYPQRPQNGWNDPPALNRGLKKKKVQGNFAPPAPITAPIMGEPPAQMNPCMQALQPGSQALYNPNHQQTMAPSQPLNPTTPMINVEGAPGAPIGDVIQPLQSIPTEKITKKPIPEEHLILKTTFEGLIQKCLAAAADPQTKRKLDDATKRLEFLYDKLRDQSLSPAIVGGLHNIAQSIESRAYTDGLGIHTHIVSSSNFSETSAFMPVLKVVLTQANKLGV
- the sec31a gene encoding protein transport protein Sec31A isoform X2 encodes the protein MKLKEINRTAIQAWSPAQHHPVYLATGTSAQQLDATFSTSASLEIFELDLAEHSLDMKSSGTFSSPHRYHKLVWGPHESDSEDFPMGVLIAGGENGNIILYDPSKIVSGSSEVVIDQSSKHTGPVRALDVNSFQTNLVASGANESEIYIWDLNSFNSPMTPGPKSQPLEDISCVAWNRQVQHILASASPSGRASVWDLRKNDLIIKVSDHSNRMHCSGLAWNPDVATQLVLASEDDRMPVIQMWDLRFATSPLKVLENHTRGVLAIAWSLADPELLLSCGKDNRILCWNPNTAEVLYELPTSTQWCFDIQWCPRNPAVLSAASFDGHISVYSIMGGSNDAVSSRQADQISTSFGNLDPFGTGQTLPPLQLPHSTAAKTSVTPLKKPPKWIRRPVGASFAFGGKLVSLDNSQPSQQQQQHVVRISQVVTETTFLERSNQLQATLSSGSFVEFCQTKISAAPNEFERTVWSFLKVNFESDSRGKYLELLGYKKEELAQKVAEALEAKDSQPEQVDLLKTEKENVCLPQTDGLPDAEPVFNPPSELKDAITDGASPDDDINLEAEEEAAKIEEPEEMEEPEEHGEELECFPVVETEYVNSKYRNDVDGLITQALLTGDFESAVDLCLHDDRMADSIILAIAGGPELLEKTQKKYFSKSQSKISKLISAVVMKDWRNILETCDLHSWRESLAAVMTYAKPDEFSSLCGLLGSRLDRAEDQALQTQACLCYICAGSLEKLVTSWAKEQDSHCPLSLQDLVEKVVILQQAVEKSKGSAASIVGPLLAQKMSQYASLLASQGSLDTALSYLPNTDQLTVQQLRDRLSKALGHHAMPPTGPVAPGQTRRPEVPAAVPGQGYTHNQHQLIPQQTPAPVAAPAQTHAAPQYYQQARSASTITSWSNQTPTALPSVPRPLGPVSDLKTEPTCPGFGLQSPVNAAPAVSSGPGLMFSQQYPQTFPHMQQFTPGVGGPAIYNPLQYSSSIAPPPLPPSSSASAPMYPGPYSHSQPPAPSAYHSAPATHPPPPACPSSSFSPALLAGGASFQHGGLGSPASHLPPPPTGPTGTEQPVPPALVPASQRTGPQNGWNDPPALNRGLKKKKVQGNFAPPAPITAPIMGEPPAQMNPCMQALQPGSQALYNPNHQQTMAPSQPLNPTTPMINVEGAPGAPIGDVIQPLQSIPTEKITKKPIPEEHLILKTTFEGLIQKCLAAAADPQTKRKLDDATKRLEFLYDKLRDQSLSPAIVGGLHNIAQSIESRAYTDGLGIHTHIVSSSNFSETSAFMPVLKVVLTQANKLGV